From Arachis stenosperma cultivar V10309 chromosome 2, arast.V10309.gnm1.PFL2, whole genome shotgun sequence, one genomic window encodes:
- the LOC130962759 gene encoding uncharacterized protein LOC130962759: MAEPRRITLQEAGAPDFTMQPYQARHPNLAADFELKTALINLLPKFHGLPTQEPIKHLRNFQTACSTTRQHGVDEVTIWLYAFPFSLEEKAREWFYTQPEAVVTNWKGIPGQVLSSSDAASNGSLTNYKTATEAWQLTTDLAESTRNTRQRNNHPKVITKVSLAVRQRHSQTLGEMSNILKQLQLNQQQPPPPPQQHCQ, from the exons ATGGCGGAGCCTAGAAGGATTACTCTACAGGAAGCAGGAGCTCCGGACTTTACAATGCAACCATATCAAGCGCGTCATCCAAACTTAGCTGCAGATTTTGAACTAAAGACCGCTTTGATCAATCTACTGCCTAAGTTTCATGGCCTACCtactcaagagcctatcaagcaccttaggAATTTTCAGACAGCCTGCTCAACTACTAGGCAGCATGGTGTGGATGAGGTCACCATATGGTTATACgccttcccattttctcttgaGGAAAAGGCAAGGGAGTGGTTCTACACTCAACCGGAAGCTGTTGTTACCAATTGGAAGGGAATTCCTGGACAAGTTCTTTCTAGCAGTG ATGCTGCGAGTAATGGTTCTCTGACTAACTACAAGACGGCGACAGAAGCGTGGCAACTGACCACCGATCTAGCTGAGTCCACCCGAAATACAAGGCAGAGGAATAATCATCCCAAGGTTATTACGAAAGTTTCTCTAGCAGTGAGACAGCGGCACTCGCAGACTCTGGGAGAGATGAGCAATATACTAAAGCAGCTCCAGCTTAATCAACAACAACCTCCGCCTCCTCCACAGCAACATTGTCAATAG